One Halocalculus aciditolerans DNA segment encodes these proteins:
- a CDS encoding DUF7261 family protein, with translation MARERAQLVLIAGIGIAVTFVALALILNTVIYTENLATRSTADGEAAITVEDAAITGVNGLISEANYHDYDSYGALARAFDRGVAAFTQSEQVHRATHGTLLNVSVDGTTNGTHVVQESNRTLANADGDANWDAARNVDGVRAFRLNLSANSLDSGDALGVTVDGSDPGDAWTGTLSADSTGTPTLTTGGETYTATDAGQWVTLDVTGGTFNGTALSAIDLPENGPYTIKIANGGDATGRYAFVVDQRYSDFGSQYGGFFEPEYPYSNTVSESPYAVRGIYSADVTFTYRSESVAYTNTPTLRPEEKPGGEPFAVAVPRGILNYVTDAGDTLNAFYSNGTHTGYAMPAGVTATSIGPETNLDGDEAAEFPVVYDNKSVALVDESTGETDTIAVEPNAQSSNALLWTGSFRGGSTAVWYAGDSRDFIHNATTSSVTAEAYDVSSNGISAVAGAADIDGSGADELVYVDGSGQLRYVTAAGVTEQKIENGGTGANYGPGVGRPYDFDGDGTARVPFVDGSNNLKLIGAGGTPTTVVSGNVAKAPLGVFDVDTDGSMEIVFVQDGSLYYVDDVTGTPNVTQLTDSDGDPVTVVEGPGAA, from the coding sequence ATGGCTCGCGAGCGCGCACAACTCGTCCTCATCGCGGGAATCGGTATCGCGGTGACGTTCGTCGCGCTCGCGCTCATCCTCAACACCGTCATCTACACGGAGAACCTCGCGACGCGCTCCACTGCCGACGGCGAAGCCGCCATCACGGTCGAGGACGCGGCGATAACGGGCGTGAACGGCCTCATCAGCGAGGCGAACTACCACGACTACGACTCCTACGGCGCGCTCGCCCGCGCGTTCGACCGCGGCGTCGCGGCGTTCACACAGAGCGAGCAGGTACACCGCGCCACCCACGGCACGCTGTTGAACGTCTCGGTCGACGGCACGACGAACGGCACGCACGTCGTCCAGGAGTCGAACCGGACGCTGGCGAACGCCGACGGCGACGCCAACTGGGACGCGGCGCGGAACGTCGACGGCGTTCGCGCGTTCCGCCTGAACCTCTCCGCGAACTCGCTCGACAGCGGCGACGCCCTCGGAGTCACCGTCGACGGCAGCGACCCCGGCGACGCGTGGACGGGGACGCTCAGCGCGGATAGCACCGGCACGCCCACGCTGACGACCGGCGGTGAGACCTACACCGCGACGGACGCCGGGCAGTGGGTGACCCTCGACGTGACCGGTGGAACGTTCAACGGTACGGCCCTCTCGGCCATCGACCTCCCGGAGAACGGCCCGTACACCATCAAAATCGCGAACGGCGGCGACGCGACCGGCCGCTACGCGTTCGTCGTCGACCAGCGCTACAGCGACTTCGGGAGTCAGTACGGCGGCTTCTTCGAGCCCGAGTACCCCTACTCGAACACCGTGAGCGAGTCGCCGTACGCCGTTCGCGGCATCTACAGCGCCGACGTGACGTTCACCTACCGCAGCGAGAGCGTCGCGTACACGAACACGCCGACGCTCCGGCCGGAGGAGAAACCCGGCGGCGAGCCGTTCGCCGTCGCAGTGCCGCGGGGCATCCTGAACTACGTTACGGACGCGGGCGACACGCTGAACGCGTTCTACTCGAACGGCACGCACACCGGGTACGCGATGCCGGCGGGCGTGACCGCGACGAGCATCGGGCCGGAGACGAACCTCGACGGCGACGAGGCCGCGGAGTTCCCCGTCGTCTACGATAACAAGTCGGTCGCGCTCGTGGACGAATCGACCGGAGAGACCGACACGATCGCCGTCGAGCCGAACGCGCAGAGCTCGAACGCGCTCCTCTGGACGGGGTCGTTCCGCGGCGGGAGCACCGCCGTCTGGTACGCCGGCGACTCCAGGGACTTCATCCACAACGCGACCACGAGCAGCGTGACCGCGGAAGCCTACGACGTGTCGAGCAACGGCATCTCGGCCGTCGCCGGCGCGGCGGACATCGACGGGAGCGGCGCGGACGAACTCGTCTACGTCGACGGCAGCGGCCAGCTCCGCTACGTCACGGCGGCCGGCGTCACGGAGCAGAAGATCGAGAACGGCGGGACGGGAGCGAACTACGGTCCCGGCGTCGGCCGGCCCTACGACTTCGACGGCGACGGCACCGCCCGCGTCCCGTTCGTCGACGGGTCGAACAACCTGAAGCTCATCGGCGCTGGCGGCACCCCGACGACGGTCGTCTCCGGGAACGTCGCGAAAGCCCCGCTCGGCGTTTTCGACGTCGACACCGACGGCAGCATGGAGATCGTCTTCGTTCAGGACGGGTCGCTCTACTACGTCGACGACGTCACCGGGACGCCGAACGTCACCCAGCTCACGGACTCGGACGGCGACCCCGTCACGGTCGTCGAGGGCCCCGGTGCCGCTTAG
- a CDS encoding response regulator transcription factor → MSSKYPDGGGQASTESPEATEPRVLVVDDDTDLAETFRLWLTSEFDVETAYGGEEALEKLDDDIDVVLLDRRMPEMSGGDVLDEIRDRGLDCRVSMVTAVEPSEDIVEMEFDEYLVKPVERDGVIDVVEELHARLSYDEDLQEYYAVSAKVGALESQLTPTEQSQSDALAELRERLEELETATRDGFEDVDGMESAFREI, encoded by the coding sequence ATGTCATCGAAATACCCTGATGGTGGTGGTCAGGCGTCTACCGAGAGCCCGGAGGCGACTGAACCCCGAGTCCTCGTCGTCGACGACGACACCGACTTAGCCGAGACCTTCCGGCTCTGGCTCACCAGCGAGTTCGACGTCGAAACCGCCTACGGCGGCGAAGAAGCGCTCGAAAAACTCGACGACGACATCGACGTCGTCCTCCTCGACCGCCGCATGCCCGAGATGTCCGGCGGCGACGTCCTCGACGAAATCCGCGACCGCGGCCTCGACTGCCGCGTCTCCATGGTCACCGCCGTCGAACCCAGCGAGGACATCGTCGAGATGGAGTTCGACGAATACCTCGTGAAACCCGTCGAGCGCGACGGCGTCATCGACGTCGTCGAAGAACTCCACGCCCGCCTCTCCTACGACGAGGACCTCCAGGAGTACTACGCCGTCTCCGCGAAAGTCGGCGCGCTCGAATCCCAACTCACCCCGACCGAGCAATCGCAGAGCGACGCGCTCGCCGAACTCCGCGAACGCCTCGAAGAACTCGAAACCGCCACCCGCGACGGCTTCGAGGACGTCGACGGCATGGAGAGCGCGTTCCGCGAGATCTAA
- a CDS encoding sensor histidine kinase, giving the protein MSRLAERVRPFVGPGALIALGALLVVVPVYDVFTDVYLQRKLPFSTLLENALPVLCAALVVAAGVWLAASDRDTDYADTVAAWGVVTVVAAVALHVWVIGIQLVVQDDLKPFVIAADAIVAAAVLGIFIGVSDARTEARTERLETERDRFGALFENTTDCVAELSFADGDAVVTHANGQFRSTFADGRAAEGRRLRDVVEPASGDALDRRVTPDDVREATESEVHRETAAGDRLFLRRFVPLESDTGGYVVYTDVTDQKRLAEERAERNRVEYLHDVASQLGGATERERAHALAMDAVAEAFDFEGAVLSLDGDVVTARNAAEPICPNAITEAAETGDPVFGTTTRDGRTYAVVTAGVGDRGALQTWGPVDVFDERDGTAAELLTTHLTETLRRLDREARVQHERERLEFINRILRHNLLNGMNVVDARVDLLKGNVDESHEDHLAVVDDRVDDMVSLIETIRAFMQTIVERADHELEPVALADTLEREVAKLRDAHPAAAVRVDALPAVDVLADDLLPELFENLLTNAVQHNDKPDPRVAIEATADADAGVAVVHVADNGPGVPDDEKDDVFDKGVKGLSSPGSGFGLYLVREIVDTYGGRIAVADNDPEGAVFTVELPLADAERDAVGGDRTPD; this is encoded by the coding sequence GTGAGTCGTCTCGCCGAGCGCGTCCGCCCCTTCGTCGGGCCGGGCGCGCTCATCGCTCTCGGCGCTCTCCTCGTCGTCGTCCCCGTCTACGACGTCTTCACCGACGTCTACCTCCAGCGGAAGCTCCCGTTCTCCACGCTCCTCGAGAACGCGCTCCCCGTGCTCTGCGCCGCCCTCGTCGTCGCCGCCGGCGTCTGGCTCGCCGCGAGCGACCGCGACACCGACTACGCCGACACCGTCGCCGCCTGGGGCGTCGTCACCGTCGTCGCCGCCGTCGCCCTCCACGTCTGGGTCATCGGCATCCAACTCGTCGTCCAGGACGACCTGAAGCCCTTCGTCATCGCCGCCGACGCCATCGTCGCCGCCGCCGTCCTCGGCATCTTCATCGGCGTCTCCGACGCCCGCACCGAAGCGCGAACGGAACGCCTCGAAACCGAACGCGACCGGTTCGGCGCGCTCTTCGAGAACACCACCGACTGCGTCGCCGAACTCTCTTTCGCGGACGGCGACGCCGTCGTCACTCACGCGAACGGTCAGTTCCGCTCGACGTTCGCCGACGGGCGGGCCGCCGAAGGCCGCCGCCTCCGCGACGTCGTCGAACCCGCCAGCGGCGACGCGCTCGACCGCCGCGTCACACCCGACGACGTCCGCGAAGCCACCGAGTCCGAAGTCCACCGCGAGACCGCCGCCGGCGACCGCCTCTTCCTCCGCCGGTTCGTCCCGCTCGAATCCGACACCGGCGGCTACGTCGTGTACACCGACGTCACCGACCAGAAACGCCTCGCCGAAGAGCGCGCCGAACGCAACCGCGTCGAATACCTCCACGACGTCGCCTCGCAGCTCGGCGGCGCGACCGAACGCGAACGCGCACACGCCCTCGCCATGGACGCCGTCGCCGAAGCCTTCGACTTCGAAGGCGCGGTCCTCTCCCTCGACGGCGACGTCGTCACCGCCCGCAACGCCGCGGAGCCGATCTGTCCGAACGCCATCACCGAGGCCGCCGAGACCGGCGACCCCGTCTTCGGGACGACGACGCGCGACGGCCGTACGTACGCCGTCGTCACCGCCGGCGTCGGCGACCGCGGCGCGCTCCAGACCTGGGGGCCCGTCGACGTCTTCGACGAACGCGACGGCACCGCCGCCGAACTCCTCACCACCCACCTCACCGAGACGCTCCGCCGCCTCGACCGCGAAGCGCGCGTCCAACACGAGCGCGAACGACTCGAGTTCATCAACCGCATCCTCCGCCACAACCTCCTCAACGGCATGAACGTCGTCGACGCCCGCGTCGACCTCCTCAAGGGGAACGTCGACGAATCGCACGAAGACCACCTCGCCGTCGTCGACGACCGCGTCGACGACATGGTCTCCCTCATCGAGACCATCCGCGCCTTCATGCAGACTATCGTCGAGCGCGCCGACCACGAACTCGAACCCGTCGCGCTCGCCGACACCCTCGAACGCGAAGTCGCGAAACTCCGCGACGCCCACCCCGCCGCCGCCGTCCGCGTCGACGCCCTCCCCGCCGTCGACGTGCTCGCCGACGACCTCCTCCCCGAGCTCTTCGAGAACCTCCTCACGAACGCCGTCCAGCACAACGACAAACCCGACCCGCGGGTCGCTATCGAGGCCACCGCGGACGCGGACGCCGGCGTCGCCGTCGTCCACGTCGCTGACAACGGCCCCGGCGTCCCCGACGACGAGAAAGACGACGTCTTCGATAAGGGCGTCAAGGGCCTCTCCAGCCCCGGCAGCGGGTTCGGCCTCTACCTCGTCCGCGAGATCGTCGACACCTACGGCGGCCGCATCGCCGTCGCCGACAACGACCCCGAGGGCGCGGTCTTCACCGTCGAACTCCCGCTCGCCGACGCCGAGCGCGACGCCGTCGGTGGCGACCGCACTCCGGACTAA